The sequence AAATAAATTTTAATTCAATAGAATAATTATTTTTTTCCTTTAATGCTTTTGAAAATTTCTAAAATAGACCAAATACTATAAACATAAAAACCAATATTTGAAATTGCAAGTATTAAAATTGTAGAATTAAAACCTAAATCGCGCCACATTTTATAAATGATAACCAAAAAAACAGGACATAAAATTAGAATTGCAAGTGTACCTAAAACTTTTATAAAGTTAATTTTTTTTGGAGCAACAACTTTTGACGTAGATTTTCTAATTAGTAATTTATTATAATTTGGAAATTCTCTAAATTCAGAATTGTTATAATTTTCATAACCAGAACCTGTAGCAATTAAGTCGTTTTTATCTAAAAATTGAATTGCATTTGGATTGTCATTTTCTATTGCTTTAATTTCATTCTGAAGCTCTTCTTTCAATTCTGAAATTGAATCATAAAAATTAACATATTCGGTAAAATCAATCTCTATTTTTTTATTTTCTTGATATTTTGAGTTTAAATAAAAGACAAAATCTTCGTATAAAGGAATTATTTCTGGAAAATGTTTTTCTAAAAAGGATTTCGTTCTTTCTGAGTTTTTATCAAAATTCTGTTTGTCAATCACACATAAAATAGAATTGTATGCTGCATCATCAGCATCTTTTTTAAAAATTTCTTCTTCATGTGTTTCAATTTTATTCCATTTTAGAAATGTTTGATTTAAAATATCCAAATCTAATAAACTAATCCAAAAAAAAGGAAGTGAATTATTAGCCTCAAAAAGACAAATGGATTCTTTTTGTTCTGTTAAAAAAAGATAACTACGATTTCCCATTTTATATTTTTTTATTAGCCACAATTGAATAAACTAGCGGAAGCTTATTTTCAAGATTTTTAACCTGAAATTTTTTTGGACCAATTTCTACCGAATCATTGAATATATTGTACGGAGAATAATTGTATTCTTGAAAATCAACAATCTCTAAATTTTGTTTTAGTAAACTCGTCATAACTTCGCCTAAATCGTGATTCCATGTCACAAATGATTGCGTAATTTCAGCATTTTTATCTGCATAAGTACCTTTTTCAGTTTCATTTATTGTTTCAACATTGAAATAATGATAAGCAATTTTTTCAAATTTATCATCAAACATCCAAACCAAAGGGTGAAATTCAACAAATACAAATTTACCATTTGGTTTTAAAAAATGATTTATAATGCTTGCCCATTTATCCAAATCTGGTAACCAACCAATGGTTCCATAACTGGTAAAAACAATATCAAATTTTTTGTTTAAATGTTTTTTTAAATCATAAATATCACAACAAATAAACGTTGTGTTTGCTTGTGTTTTTTCAGCGATTATTTTTGCATTTTCAATTGCTTTATCTGACAAATCAACACCAGTAACATTCGCACCCAATCGACTTAACGAAATAGAATCTTGACCAAAATGACATTGTAAATGTAAAATTGATTTTCCAGAAATATCTCCAAGTAACTCAAGTTCAATTTCATTTAACGATGTTTCTCCGTTAAGAAAAACAGTCATGTTATAAAATTCTGAATTTAGATGAGTTTCTATTCTGTTGTTCCAAGAATGTTTGTTTATTTCTATATAATTTTCAGTGATTTTCATTTGTGTTAAATTGTGAATTAAAAAAAACTAAATTTTGTTTTTGTAAGCTCTAATTATTTTTTGATTCGGAATTTAAATTTAAAATCAATAGAGATTACATGTTCATAAGTAAATTTATTTGCTAATGTTGGCGTGTAAAATGTAGGTCTGTAAATGACACCAGCATAAAAAAATCTTCCGAATTGAAAGTATGCAGGAAACGCCAATCCAAAAGCACTATATTGTTTTTTTATGTCATCTTGTTTCACATAAGTTGAGTTATTATCAATTAATGTGTCATCATGCTGTTTCCAGATATTTATCGCATAAGTAATTCCGTATCCTAATGAAAATCGATTCAATTGATGATTATTTGTCAACATAAATGAGCTTGAACTGAATGTTTCATGTAAACCATCATCGTAAGAAACTGGCGCTGGAACTGGCGCCAAGAAATCCATATTGTGTGATAATGTAAAATTCGCGAATTTATTTTTTGAATAAAAGTAATCTGCTCCCACAGAAATACCAAAGAAACCTGTATTCGATTTCACATTCATATTTTCAGGTTGTAGTTGAAAAATGTTTATATATGGAATTGATGCATTAAAATAAATTTCACCTTTATTCTTTGGATATTTTCTCCATATTAAGTTTTTTTGATATGTAATTGCAATGCTGTCGTTATTTAATGTAACATTTTTGCCATAATAATATCTTTTATGAGTTGTTAAATCGACTGCATAAGCTGCTGGTGCAAAATATATAAAAGCTAAGTTTCCGTATTTGAAATTGTTTGTAAGTCTTGGTTCCAGTTCATAAGATTTTTGTAAACTATCAGTAATCAATTGTAAATTCAAGTTTTCTTTAGAACGTTTGACTTTAACGGTAGTTGGTAAATCATAAATACTATCCAGAATTTTTACTTTAGCATCTTTTTCATTACTCTGAATTTTTAGATTGTAATTTTTCTTGTTAAAAATTGTAGAACATGAAATTGTAAACATTGATATAACAAGGAAAAGTATTATTTTTTTCATACGAATCACGAATTAATTGGCTAATCTAAGTTTATTAATTATAAATTGTTTTTTTGTAGCGCCAAATAAAGCTTATTCAAAAACTCTTGTTGTTCAATATCATCTTTGAAAAAGCGCTGTATTGAGCCACAGTTCGCAATATCCGTAATATTTTTGGTTTTAAAAGACCAATCATCTATATTATTTATATTTATTCCAATTTGATTACTACAGCTTTTCCAAATTTTTCCAAATTCATTTAATTTTAAAGTATCGATTTTATCAAAATCTGCATAAACAGTAAATCCACGCATTTCTGGATTAAAGTATTTTTCTATTTCATAAACGGGAATTCCACCCCAATAAATAAATTCATTTTCAGGTAAAGTTATCAATGTTATTTTTTTTTCACTCAATGGTTTGGTTTGCTGACCTTCTTTCCAAAAATGTTCTTCATAAGTTAATTTTGTTCCAGAAGGAACCCAAATTTCCTTTACTAATGTTGGTTCTTGAGTAATAAAAAATGGATAGTTTGGGGATATTGTACCACCAGCAGAATTCATATTTATACCAAAATCGCAGGCAACAACAGAAAATATTAAAAAAATTGCACTAAAGAATTTTAGTTTTTTCATCGATAAAAATTTTTTTGAATTTATTTCATATATTCAAAATCAAACAAAAAGATATCGTTTATTTTATGTGCCCAAATTTCTGTTGTTTCTGTTCCAGGAAATGCGCCAACAACACTTGTTTCTTCGAATTTATCATTGAAAAAATACATGATTTCAGCCTTGTATGAAATTGGTTTTTTAAGATTATTCTTAATTTTTAATATTGTTTTCCAATCACTGTCATCACTTCCGTCATTATAAAATGCACCAATAAAAAAAATTTCAATCGTATTTTCTTTTGGTCTTAATGAAAATAAGTCCGTACGATTTTCAAAAGAAAAAGGCGTTTTATATTCGTCGTAAGACAAAATGCGATATTCTAATTTATCGTTTTCAGTTTCATTGATTTCTAAAACTATTTTTGACCACAACGAAAATTCAAATTCTCCATATTCAGAAGGATAATCAACTGTTTTTTGCGCAAAAGTTTCTAAACAGTTTGCCATTAGAAGAATTAATATGAATAGTTTTTTTTTCATAATTTGATATTTTTTTAATTGTCTTTAAACTTTTTATTAAAAAATTCTTTAAAAGATTTTACTTCTTTTTCTTGAATTATTGATACTTCCATAGCACCTAAAATTCTTCCGATTTTATAATTTTGTGCTGGAGTTGAAAACATGATGTTATCACCATCTTTTAAATCAATTGAATAAGCGGTTCCGTACATTACTGTTTTTGCTTTTTTCAATGTTTCGTTATTGATGAAAATGGGCCAACCACAACTTGCTAATTTTGGGTCAATTGGTAAAATAATTAGTTCAGAACTTTGTCTGTTGAACGCAATTACATAATTGTGATATTCAGTCTTTCTGACAACTAAATTGTCTTTGTTTTCGGCTAATTTTCCATATACAAGTTCAAATCCATCAAGATTATCTTTCTTTAAAGCTTGTTTCATGAAAAGTTTCATTTTGTCTTTTGTTGCTTTATTTTCACTTTCTGAAATTGAAAATATCGCTTTAATTGAATCGAATATACCCATATTTTTAGTCTATAAATGTTCTTACATCAAAACTCTCTATATTAAATTTTTCTTTTTTATATTTTGCTTTTCTAAGTTCTTTTTTTCCATTTCTTGGATTATGAAATTCAAATGAAATCATTTTGTTTTTAGGATTGAAAACAATAGGTTCTGCTTTATAATATCCCATTTTATCTTCTAATTTCGGCAATCCAGTAATTGGATCTTTTATAATTCTACTTTCATCAATATTTGTCCCACTACAAACGATTAGATTATCATTTTGATTAAACGCCTTTTTTTGAATTATTCGATTTGATTGAATCTGAAAAACAAATGCTTGATAACAAGAAAAAGACATTTCATTAAACTTTTGAATAATTAAAATTGTATTTGCATTTAATTCATATATATCTTTATAATATTCAAATTTGTCAATTGATTTTAAAATGATTTTACGATTAGATTCGTTTTTGCTTTGAACGACGTAACTCCAATTGTTGTTGTAATATTTTGAAATACAATACATTGTAAATTGTTTGTTCTCAGTTTCAATTATCGAAAATTGTTCGAATTCCTCTTTCTTTTTTTTGAGATTATCTATTTTATCAAAATCTTCTGATGTAATTGTTTTTTCAAAAAGTAAAATAAAATCATTCCATAAGCTATCTTCAATCGAATAAAAATCACCTGTTTTTTCTTCTGTTTTAAATTTTTCATACAATTTAACGAGTTCAAAATCTGATTTACTTTGAGCGTTCATTTTTACGAAAAGAAATAGACATAGAATTTGAATCAATTTTTTCATCTCATTTTTTTCTCTAGCTTTTTAATAAATTCTTTTTTTTGAATCGGTGAAATTATAATTGTAAATGCGTTTTTATATATTGGTTTTGATGTTGTTATAAAAATGGTATCTGATGAAGTTTCGCATCGAATTCTATTTTTTCTTGAACGTTTTTTTACTCATATTCAAAATCTGCTAATTTTTACAATATTTAAGAATAGCTTCATCCGCTTCAGGGTTTCCGTATTTTTTTGCTTTGTAAAAATCTTCGCAATAATCTATTTTTCCTAATTCAATTTTTGCTTGTCCAAGAACCAAATAAGCGTAATCATACGTTGGATTTATTTCAATTGCTTTGCTTGCATCTTCATAAGATTTTAAAAAATAACCAAGTTCTAAATTTAGATACGCTCGATATCCAAAAGCACGAAAGAAATCAGGTTTTATTTCCAACGATTTATTGAAATCAGCTTCGGCTTCTTTATATTTTTTTAATTTTCTATAACTAAGTCCTCGGTCGATATACGGAACATGATTTTGCGGATTCAGTTCAATTCGTTTACTCGAACATTCAATTGCTTTTGCGTAATTTTCTTCGTTAAAATACAATAAACTTAAATTATCATAAAGTAAATCTACTGATGCGTTAGGTAATTCTAATGCTTTGTAATAATCGCTTTCTGCTTTTTTGTATTCGTTAATTTGAAAATAACAATAACCTCGATTTAAATACATAGCTGAAGCATTTGAATTTCCATTTATTAATTTTGTAAAAACCGCAACACCTTGTTTGTAGTTTTTGTTAGCAAGTAAAAAACCTCCCAAAAATTCATTTTTTATAATTTCTGAGCCTTTATAAATTTCTTCTGGAATATAAACTGTATTTCTTTGACCTAGTGACGAAGCTTTTTCGTTATCTCGATAAGCAGCATCAATATCAAGATTCATTAAATGATTTAATGCTCTGAAAGAATAAGCTTTAGCATAATTTTCATTTAGTTCAATGGCTTTATTGTTTTGTTTTAAAGATTCTGAAAACTTATTATTTTGATATAAAATTATAGCATAATTGAAATGTACTTCCGGAGAATTTAAACCACCATCAATTGCTTTTTTATAATTGGCTTCGGCATCTGCAAGTTGTTGTAAATTTTGATGACAGATTGCTTTCCAAAAATAAAATTCAGGTTCTGGTTTTAAATAAATTGCTTTTGAAAAATTTTCTAAAGCTTGTTCGTTTTTATCTAAATTGTTTAATAAACGACCTTTTTCATAATACAAATTTGCATTTTTTGAATCGAAATTAATGGCCTTATCCATGTCGGTAAGTGCGTCTTCATATCTGAAAATATTTAAATTTGCTTTTGACATTCGCAACCAATAGTCAGAAGTTTTATTTTCTGATTTAAAACTTGATTCTAGTTTTTCGATTGCCAATTTTGCGTCAAGCATGGATTCAGAATTCAATAAATTGTCAATTTCATTATATTTATTTTGACCAAACGAAATTAAGTTAAAAAAAAAAAAGAAAAAAAATGAGATAAGTATTTTATTCATAATGTTATTATTTTTCTTTAACAATTGTTTTTGCAATAAAATCATGACAACCTTTTTTCTTATTATTAAAAAGTAAAGCCATATTTATAAATGGAATTATTTTAACAATACTTCTAATTAGATTTTGAGTTACTGATATTGATTTATTTTCTGTTTCCGTAATAGTTTCAATGCCAATTATTTTCTTACCAATTGTACCTTTAAATAGTACTTCCATTATAAAAAAATAAAATATCCAGACTGTTAAAAAAACTAAAACAAATTTATTATCGAAATATTTTGGAAGATAATTAGCTAAATAAGCTAAAGGAAAATTCAGAATTATTAAAAAAATCAAATCGAGTACAAATGCAAATAGTCTTTTTCCAGGAGATGCAATTGCAAAATCTAAATCATCAATGTCTTTGGTTGTAGAGATATATTCGTCTGAACTTAAAATTGTATTTGGAAAAAAATCAGTTTTACAAATTGAACAAGTTAGAGTATCGCCATTATTTTGTAAAGGAATGATTGGAACAAAAAACAACGAAAAAAATTGTCTGTTTTTATTTAAATTATAAATTCTTTGTGTATTGCATCTAGGGCAATCAAAATGACCTCTTTTAAATGTTGAACTAATATTTTTGGTTCCAAAAATTATTAACATAATTGAATTTTTTATAGGTGGTTTAGTTAAACTAATTTACTAATTTTAATTCAAAATCTTTATGTTTTATGGATTTAATTTATTTTGTGTTAAAAACATATGATTTGTTAGGTTGAGCTATTTTAGAAAACATTTTTTTTATATAAATTCGGAAAATTTTCGTCTAAACGTTTAGAAATTTTTTTCAAGTTATGCGTCGGAATAGATGGGAATAGATGATGTTCTAAATGGAAAAACATATTGGCTGATATAAAACTTTTCCAATCTGAACCGCGTTGAGTTCTTGGAAATTCAGGATTTTCTTCGGTATCATGATGAACTGCCCAAACTGCAAAAAACGCCATTAAACCTTCAAAAAAGAACATGATTAGAATATGATAGATTAAAAAATTTATTTCAAAATAGCAGGCTAAAAAAACAAAAAGAATGATAAAAAAAGTTTCTGTAAACAGTTGATTTTTATATATTTTATTTCCTTTTTTTATGGTGTTTAAATGGATGTTAAACATAAAAATAGGTCCATATAAAATGGCTTCGAACCATTTCATCCTAGCTGTAATTCCTTCGTAATCTTCTTCAGAAAGGTTGTATTTATGATGACGTAAATGATTGAATTTAATTGCGGATGCAGAAACCGCCATGAAAATGCTATTTATTAATAATGAAAATCGGGTTGCCTTTTTACTTAATCCTAATGCGTTGTGAATTCCGTTATGAACTTGTCTTAAAGTGGTAAGAAAATAAATCACAGAAAAAGGAAAAGCTAATAAATAATAACCTTTTGATGCTACATACAAAGACAAAATAAGCCAAGGTAAATTCATGAAGTTTTCAATTATTTTTCCTTTTAAAGTCAGTTTATTTAAATCTTTCCAATGTACTTTTCCCTTATTTCTTTCGATGTGATTTTCATTTTTTATTTAAAGGTAAAAAAAACAGAAATTAAATGATTGAATTTCAGTTAATTTCTGTTTTTCTTTTAATATTTTTCGATTTTGTGACCGACAAAATTTTCAATTTCTTCAAACATATCGTCTATAGAAAGCACCCATAAATCTTTATGATTTTTAAGCCATTGACTATTTAATTCAATCAAATTTTCGTCAATATCAAAAAAAGCATCGTTTTTTAGTAAGTCTCTTGTTTTGTTTTCACCAAAATATTCATTTTCTAAAAATGAATTTAATTCCTCTTCAGATAACTGGGCAACTTTTTCGCATTGTTGATTAAATAATTCTAAATGTTTTACTGCGCCAATTTTTTCTAAACCAATTTTTATTTCATCATTTAATTCGTCCGACCATTTGGTATTCCAAACAAATTGCGAAAAATTTCCGTTGTTATATTGTGCTAAATAAAAATCAACATAATAGCTCAACATCGCATCGTCATGAATTTGGTCAATTTCTGCACCTTCTTCACGTAATACATTGATTACGCTGATATTTGAACTTATTATTTTATAAGGATCTTCATCTTTAAATGAATTATCCGAAACAATGATTTTAATTAATTTTTTCATTTTTTATACGTATTGGTTAATGCTTCGATAGCTTCTTCTAAATGATAATATTTTACTGGTACTACTTCTTTTCCGTTGACATCAATAAATCCAAACTGAAAGTCTAGAATTTTTACTAAAGCAATATCTTTTTGGTATTTTCCAAAGGTACCAATTTTTGAGTAGAATGGAGGAACAACTTCTTTACCTTCTGAATTTATCAAACCAAACGAACCAACTATGCTTTCAACTAATGCATATTTACCTTGGTTGTATTTAAATTTAAAAACTTTTTTATAAATAGGTTAAACTACTATTTCACTAGAAATATTTATACAACCAATGGTTCCGGCAACTGTTTTAACTTCAGCCCAATCTTTACGTATTTTTCCAAAATCTTCGATGGCTGCATAAGATGGTTGAACAATAATTTTTCCATCAGTATTAATTAAACCATAAAAACCAGCAATACTTTTAACCAAAGCAAATTCTTTGTTGAAATATTTGTATTTTTCGATTTTTTTAAACTTCGAAAATACAATAGTTCTTTTTTTTATCTATAAAACCCTATGAATTAACCGTTGGGTGTAACTATTTCTAATAAAATAAATGTATTAGATAATGGTCAAGATGCTGAATTTATGTCAATTGACAACGAGAATTCTTTATTTAAGGAAATTAATAAAGAACAAATATCTAATTTAATTGAGCGAAGTCAATTCAATAAGCGAAGACTAAAATTGTTTTCTTTTTTGAAATAATCCGAACAAAAATAGCCACTCTTTTTTTAGAATTTGAAAATTATTTCATCGAAAATTGTATGCCGTTGGAGAATTGCAAATTTGCACGTGATAAAAGAATTAAAATCTGAAAAATGAATTTGAAACAGCTCCTTCTAAGGATTTTCTACTTCTCAAAAACAATTGGTTTTCAGGTATAAATTTCATGAAGCCTGTTCCATAAATGGAATTTTTCATTCTTTAGATATTACAAAAGCAGATGTTCACTATGTTCATTTTTTGAAAAATATAAAAAAACAAATATCTGATTGTGTATTACTTGGAGACAGGGGTTACTTATCTCAAACTTATTAAAATTACCAAACTTTTATTCGGAAAGTACGTCCTAAAATTGCGTACAACGGTTCGGGGCTTGACGTCAGTGGCGGAAATTGAAGCGAAAAGTTTCAATTTAGCGACACAGTAAGCAAAAGCCAATTCATTGAATAAATTTAAGAAAAAAAGTCAATGTAATTGGCTTTTTGCGACATAGAAAGCTGAAACTTTCAATTTATCACTTAACCCGTCATTGCGCCAAATCCTTGTTGTGCTTTCGTTTTTTTTTTATTTTCTAAACCTATTTCTATAATATTCTACATGATGAGAAAATTCCTCTTCATAAAATGGATAAGTTATTCCCAAAATAGAAATTTCATATCCTTCATCTTTCATACCCGCAATTGCATTTCCTGCAACTCCTTTTATTTCAAGACCATCTTGTCTAATTACTTTTAATTCTGGTATGACATGTGTATAAATAAATTCAAATTCTGGGTCGTCAGTATTTACTACAATATTATTTTTCAAGCAGTATTCTTTGAAGTATTTGTACGAATTTTCAATTCCATTGAATTCAATTAGTCCAAAAGCAACTCCCATTGGTGCGTCTGCCTTTTCTAGTTTTGAAATTCCAATTTCTTTTTCATCCAAAATTACTTTATAAGTTTTACAATTATTTAGTACATTTTCGTTGTAAAAATCTAAATAATAGTTGGAAGCAAGGCATTCGAATGTCTCGTCTTTAAAAAAGAATATGAAATGTTTTCTGTCTGAATTATCGTTTTGAATTATATTAATTGGATCCGGTAATTTTCTATCTAATCCATTTTTAATTTCATAGAATTCTCCCCAGTCTAATTCTGTTGGTTTAATTCTGTACTGACCATAATAAAAGCCTTCGTCATTACAGGTATTCAGAGAATATTCCGCACAGTTTTTAAATCGAATTTTAACTTTGTCGTCTTCTAGATATTTGTCGAATTGAAAATGATTGAGATAAATATCCATTATTAAGTCAGTTCCGTCCACTTCCAATTGAATTTCAGGTGAAACTGGGTCAGCGTTCCAATCTTTTGTTATTTTGATATAATCAATTTTTCGGTTAGGAATTTCCTCTGCTTTTTTAGTTCCAAATATTTTATTTATCCAACTCAATTTCTTTTGTTTTCAGGCTTTGTTTAAAATGACGCACAACGTTTGGGGGCTTGGCGTAAGTAGCGGAAATTGAAGCGAAAAGTTTCAATTTAGCGACACGATAAGTAAAAGCCAATTCATTGAATAAATTTAAGAAAAAAAATCAATGTAATTGGCTTTTTGCGGAATAGAAAGCCGAAACTTTCAATTTATCACTTATCCCGCCATTGCGCCAAACCCATGTTGTACGTTCGTTGCTTAAATATTGTTATTTTTCATTTTAAGTGTAATATCACCAATATTATAACAATATATTGAAGCTGGTAAAAATGATAACGCAATATTTTCAAAAGTTTTGACACCTAACTGATCTATTGAAGTTACCAAAGATTTATCGAATGAATTAGACTTGCAAAATTGGATTAAGCTTTTCAATTCTTGAGGTTTATCAAAATAACGATTACTCCATTTTATTTCAACGCCCCATACTGGTTTATATTTTTTATCATCAACTAAAACTAAATCTACCTCGCCATCGTTTCTACCGTCTTTCCATCTTGCGTATGTTAAATCCAATTTTTCACGATGCATCCATTGTGATAATACAGCTGTTTCAACAATGTTCCCCATTTCATTATCCGTTTCACTAATAGGTGAAAATAATGCAGTTCTTAAAGACGGGTTTGTTAAGTATACTTTAAAACTAGTAATTCTTTTAAGTCGTTTGGCATTTACATCTACTTTGTTTAATACTTTGATTAAGAATGCAGCTTCTAAATATTCTAAGTATTTTTTTAGGGTATCCTTTTGAATACCACTTTCTCTACTCATTGTTTCATAAGAAAATTCATTTCCAGTGTTGTAAGCTATATAAGTAAAAAAACGATTTAATTCTTGTACATCTTTGATTCCGTAAAGACTAGGTAAATCTCGTAACAGAACCTTATCAACAATATCATTTTTCACATATCTGCCCATATCACTTTGAATTTTCTCAGAAAGTACAACTTCTGGATAGCCACCAAAATTTAAATAATGAATAAATTCTCTGTTTAATGCTTTTATGTCATGTGTCAAACAATAATTTATTTCTTTACCACCATATTTAATATTCCCATCAAAAATTAAATGATTCATTTTTTTTAAATAAATGTATTCTTGAAACGTTAATGGTGGTAGCATAAAATCAGTGAATCTTCCAGCTCCACTTTCTGTACTGTGCCATTTTAATGCAGCAGCGGCTGACCCCGAAACAATGAATTTCGTATCAGGAAATGAGTCGACAAGAACTTTAAGATGCCTCTCCCAATCTTTTAAATATTGAACTTCATCAAAAAAGACATAGCAACCATTTAAATTAGTTAGATTTAATGCTTGTTTGCATAAATCTAAAATATCTTCTAAACTTAAGTGAACATAGATCGGGTTATCAATTCCTATAAAGAAAATTTTTTGTGGATCTATGTTCTCGCTTATTAATTGTTCTATACTATGGAAAAGCATTACAGTTTTACCTACACGTCTAGGTCCCATCAATACCAAAGCCCTACGAATACTTTTCTCTGTTACGTTTGGATAAAACAGACTAAAATACAAACGCTTTGACATTGAACTATAAGTTTCTGGTATTTGTTTATTTATCCACCAAGGGTTTTCATATCGTAATCTTTCAATTATTTTTTCTGTTGGAATAAGACTTGGACTACTCATACTTTTATTTGTTTTTACAAATATAGCTAAAATAAGCAGAATTAAATCTATTTAATTTGTATTTTTTATATCAAAATATGCTACGATAAAATAAATCAAACTTCTTATTTCGGGAATATGTTTTTTGCAGTGTCTCTTGGTGCAATGACGTACAACGTGAAGAAGCTTGGCGCATGTGGCGAAAAAATAAAGCTAAAACTTTACGATTAACCAAAACTAAGCAACGCCTTTTTGATTTTTAAATTTAATAATAAAAAATGAAATAGGCGAGTGCGACAAAAAAGAAAACCAATTTCAAGACTTGCCTAAACTCGCCATTGCGCCAAACTTGTGTTACCTGCAGTGTTTATAATTTTTCAGAATTATGTTTGTCAGAAATCACAGGTTCTGCAAATCCAATTGTTCCGTTATTTCCAATTCCGTTAATTTTTTAAATATTTCAGTATAATTTTGTTCAAAAGGAATTTCCATTACAAAATAATTCCTCCAGTTGCTTCACTTTCACATCCTAAATTTTTAAATTCATTACGTAATTTTTGGAAGTCAAGGTTTTCATCCATCACAATTATTTGAATTGTTGAGTTTCCACTTGGTTCAACAACTTTTCTGAAAGTCAAGCGTTCTTCATAATTGTCGTATTCGGCATATATTATATCGCCACAAGAAAACTTTGGTCCATAGAAAGGAATATTATCAATTTTAAAAAGTCCTTTGTTTTTATCAATTATTTCCGCCCATAAAGTTTCAACAGTTTCTTTTTCAAGAACGTCACTGTAATATCTCGTTAAAATTTTTTCTAAATTTCTTTTCATTATACGGTTAGTTGGATAACATTGCATGTAACGTTCCAAAGCTTGGTGCAGTGGCAAAAAATAAAGCCAAAACTTTACGATTAACCAAAACTAAGCAACGCCTTTTTGATTTTTAA comes from Flavobacterium sp. I3-2 and encodes:
- a CDS encoding ATP-binding protein, producing MSSPSLIPTEKIIERLRYENPWWINKQIPETYSSMSKRLYFSLFYPNVTEKSIRRALVLMGPRRVGKTVMLFHSIEQLISENIDPQKIFFIGIDNPIYVHLSLEDILDLCKQALNLTNLNGCYVFFDEVQYLKDWERHLKVLVDSFPDTKFIVSGSAAAALKWHSTESGAGRFTDFMLPPLTFQEYIYLKKMNHLIFDGNIKYGGKEINYCLTHDIKALNREFIHYLNFGGYPEVVLSEKIQSDMGRYVKNDIVDKVLLRDLPSLYGIKDVQELNRFFTYIAYNTGNEFSYETMSRESGIQKDTLKKYLEYLEAAFLIKVLNKVDVNAKRLKRITSFKVYLTNPSLRTALFSPISETDNEMGNIVETAVLSQWMHREKLDLTYARWKDGRNDGEVDLVLVDDKKYKPVWGVEIKWSNRYFDKPQELKSLIQFCKSNSFDKSLVTSIDQLGVKTFENIALSFLPASIYCYNIGDITLKMKNNNI
- a CDS encoding tetratricopeptide repeat protein; this encodes MNKILISFFFFFFFNLISFGQNKYNEIDNLLNSESMLDAKLAIEKLESSFKSENKTSDYWLRMSKANLNIFRYEDALTDMDKAINFDSKNANLYYEKGRLLNNLDKNEQALENFSKAIYLKPEPEFYFWKAICHQNLQQLADAEANYKKAIDGGLNSPEVHFNYAIILYQNNKFSESLKQNNKAIELNENYAKAYSFRALNHLMNLDIDAAYRDNEKASSLGQRNTVYIPEEIYKGSEIIKNEFLGGFLLANKNYKQGVAVFTKLINGNSNASAMYLNRGYCYFQINEYKKAESDYYKALELPNASVDLLYDNLSLLYFNEENYAKAIECSSKRIELNPQNHVPYIDRGLSYRKLKKYKEAEADFNKSLEIKPDFFRAFGYRAYLNLELGYFLKSYEDASKAIEINPTYDYAYLVLGQAKIELGKIDYCEDFYKAKKYGNPEADEAILKYCKN
- a CDS encoding DUF4375 domain-containing protein; this encodes MKKLIKIIVSDNSFKDEDPYKIISSNISVINVLREEGAEIDQIHDDAMLSYYVDFYLAQYNNGNFSQFVWNTKWSDELNDEIKIGLEKIGAVKHLELFNQQCEKVAQLSEEELNSFLENEYFGENKTRDLLKNDAFFDIDENLIELNSQWLKNHKDLWVLSIDDMFEEIENFVGHKIEKY
- a CDS encoding WG repeat-containing protein; translated protein: MINSEGKEVVPPFYSKIGTFGKYQKDIALVKILDFQFGFIDVNGKEVVPVKYYHLEEAIEALTNTYKK
- a CDS encoding DUF4265 domain-containing protein, encoding MKRNLEKILTRYYSDVLEKETVETLWAEIIDKNKGLFKIDNIPFYGPKFSCGDIIYAEYDNYEERLTFRKVVEPSGNSTIQIIVMDENLDFQKLRNEFKNLGCESEATGGIIL
- a CDS encoding fatty acid desaturase family protein; this encodes MNLPWLILSLYVASKGYYLLAFPFSVIYFLTTLRQVHNGIHNALGLSKKATRFSLLINSIFMAVSASAIKFNHLRHHKYNLSEEDYEGITARMKWFEAILYGPIFMFNIHLNTIKKGNKIYKNQLFTETFFIILFVFLACYFEINFLIYHILIMFFFEGLMAFFAVWAVHHDTEENPEFPRTQRGSDWKSFISANMFFHLEHHLFPSIPTHNLKKISKRLDENFPNLYKKNVF
- a CDS encoding RDD family protein gives rise to the protein MLIIFGTKNISSTFKRGHFDCPRCNTQRIYNLNKNRQFFSLFFVPIIPLQNNGDTLTCSICKTDFFPNTILSSDEYISTTKDIDDLDFAIASPGKRLFAFVLDLIFLIILNFPLAYLANYLPKYFDNKFVLVFLTVWIFYFFIMEVLFKGTIGKKIIGIETITETENKSISVTQNLIRSIVKIIPFINMALLFNNKKKGCHDFIAKTIVKEK
- a CDS encoding class I SAM-dependent methyltransferase, producing MKITENYIEINKHSWNNRIETHLNSEFYNMTVFLNGETSLNEIELELLGDISGKSILHLQCHFGQDSISLSRLGANVTGVDLSDKAIENAKIIAEKTQANTTFICCDIYDLKKHLNKKFDIVFTSYGTIGWLPDLDKWASIINHFLKPNGKFVFVEFHPLVWMFDDKFEKIAYHYFNVETINETEKGTYADKNAEITQSFVTWNHDLGEVMTSLLKQNLEIVDFQEYNYSPYNIFNDSVEIGPKKFQVKNLENKLPLVYSIVANKKI
- a CDS encoding WG repeat-containing protein; amino-acid sequence: MVKSIAGFYGLINTDGKIIVQPSYAAIEDFGKIRKDWAEVKTVAGTIGCINISSEIVV